Within Oncorhynchus masou masou isolate Uvic2021 chromosome 17, UVic_Omas_1.1, whole genome shotgun sequence, the genomic segment GAAGGATACTAAGGATTCTAAAAATAGGGATATTTCTATGTACATGAATGGATGGGTGCTGCTGATGGATTATATGAGTCCCCTGAAATGATCAACCTGTGGATGGTTTAGCAGATTCTTGGAAAGTGCCCACATCGCCCTGCAGCCATGGCAACTGACTGGAACGATGGAGGGTTTCTGTGTTAACCCTTTAACTGTTTTCTAATCCGGCTGGTAGAGCATGTTTTGACAGtggatataaaaaaaataatcaccTGAACTTGATTGTTCAACTCACCAGCCCTCCTGCATCAATTTACATCATGTGTACCTTTTGGATTGAGTGTTGTGGCAATCTAACTTTGCCCGCTCAGAGGGCTGTATGAAAACTCAAAATCAGTCACCAAAGATATGGGATAAAAAACAGGAATTCAGTTGGTGAGGGGTAAATATTGCACCATTCCTGTTAGTAGAGACCTTGAAGAGTAGGAATGTGTAAATAAATAGTTCAACATTTGTTAAAAGGCCAAAAAGTATGAATTCTGGATGTGCTGAACCAGGTGGTTGATCAGTCAATATAAGGTACTAACTGTCATTAAAAAAACATTGTCATTAAAATCTCTTTGGTCGAAAATATGATTGAGTGGTTGACAACACAGTATTATGCAACAAATTGGATAGACAGCATTTCATGACTGAATTAAAAAATAATTCCTATAATAGCAATTCAAAAATGTAGTCTGAATATATCTCAAAAGGTAGTCAGAATATGTGTGAAATATGATGAAAAAACCTAGATGATTTCAAATTTAAGAGAACTGTTTTGGGGTACATTGTACTATACATGAATATTCATTTTAGGACACACCAAATTACCATTATTTGTTCTAATTACCCTTCTATAAAATCCATTAAAGCATATCTATAGTAATTTATGCAATATTGAGATGAGTACAAATGCTATCCAAATTACCCTCCTAACATGGAATTGCTGGTATGACCCTCTTGACCTCTCAGCAGCTTGGTAGGGCTCTGTAATTTCCTAATGTATTTGAGTTGCAAGTAGTAGGATTTTAAGGTGAAATCAAGAAGAGACATttacagaaatatatatatttttgctttaACTGAAGCTATCTCTGAAAAATAAACACTTTTTCCAAAATACGTACATTTGTTGGCGAGTGATACTGAGTGATGCCTTATGTACGTGAAGCCAACCTCTCTATTAGAAACCCACTTAAGGTGGCCTTGGATGACGCCTAGTACATACTGTTACAGTTAGGTAATTCTGCAAACCATCCTGACCTCTACAACAATTGACATAAGACAGAGTAATTATGATTtatggtaaaaaaaaatactaTACTTTTGTGTCTAGCAGTGTTTAGGCCTCATTGAATGTGACTCTTCTCTTTTCCCATTTCCATACATTCATGATAATTTGAGGTAACATCAGAATACCTCAAATGGGATCGAAAGATGTAACAAAGCTGTCGGAAAATACTGAATGCAGGATTTAAAGAATATTATATGTAATCTAACCTTGAGCTTCCTGAATTTCAAGTGTGACATACTGTCTTATCCCATTCATACCAAGATGAAAACCATCCATCTTTACAGTAGCATGCAGTCTTCCTTTTTACCACATTTTTATCTGCGAGGTATTGCCGGTAACAAGCCTGTACTTTTATTTTTGCCAGCTGAGGTAATCATCAATGCAGTATTATGTTTTAAACTCCCATCAGTGCTTCAGTATAAAACGTCCCCTTTCATCTTACTGGCTTTGGCACGCATTAAATCATTAATATTCTATTGTTGTCCGACATCAAACTTGTTCTTGCTGTTATGAAAAGATATAAACACAAAAATGTCAGTCTGCATGACATCGCAGCAATTAATATATGGTAATGACAGATTCCAAAGACATCAGAAACAATGTGGTATGATGTGGCATTGGCCAGCCAGTAGACAAACACTAGTATCTCCAAGATCTTGCCCCATCCATTGTCCCCTTCTTCTGGCTGTAACCCTCCCACTAGACTGTCAAATGAATATCGGTTCATCCAAAAAATGTGGCTTTACATCTTTATCATCCAAATAGAGCCTCAAGATGGGAACATTGGGGTTTAGAGTAGTGTATGGCCCTCTGCTCTGGTTtgttgctagcttgttagctagctatctagctagccagCCCATATAATTAACAGACCATACTTAAACagtcataagtttggacacacctactcattcaagggtttttctttattttttactattttctacattgtagaataatagtgaagacatcaaaactatgaaataacataatccttcaagattgttggaaaagcattccaggtgtagctggttgagagaatgtcaagagtgtgcaaagctgtcatcaaggcaaagggtggctactttgaagaatctataatatattttggttactacatgattccatatgtgttttttcatagtacAAATCAAATAGTTGACTCATACCAGTTCTCTGACACGCTTTTGGAACACCTGCAGCTTCATTGGCCCATTTACAGACAGTAGCTTTCAAGCTGACTCATTGATTGGCTCACTGACATTTGGTGCGGATCAATCCTCCAATAGTGGGGCTGTACCACAGGGGACTGACGATGGACTTTGGCCATCTCTGTCTATACAGACTGCTGGCTAATCATTCAAAACAATGCCAGTGTGAAACAGTGGCAGATTCATTAAAAAGGCTGGAAAGAACACACATTATTAGCCAAAGTGATCCGTTTGTGGCTCGGCTCAGTTTCTCAATTCACGTTCCAGACAATGCTTTGATGTCAAGAATAGCCTGTAGCAATGACTCAATAATCATCTAACCCACTAGATCAGTCTGCCTTGTATATTCTTATATCCCTGATCACATGACCACTTGCGTATTCAATTATTTGCTCAGTCATTTGATCTCTATAGATGCCTACTGTTGAAAATGTGGACATAAGCTAATTGAGCCTTGTTAGCAAGTTACCTTTCTTCTAGAGGTCTTCACAGGTCTAAAAGTTGGTCTCTTTGCAAAATGGACCAGGGGCTTTCCCACCCAGACCCGATATGCATAAATAAATTTAGAGACCCGTTCCAAATGGACGGAGGACAACTAGAGTCGTTCCGTATAGACCTGGTTGGATCCAGACCCGGTCCGACCTgagtgagggaagcagcagaaaagTACCTTTTAAGCTACTTTTTAACCAGAGCTGATAAAGcgcgagatggagagagtggtGCCGCTCAAGCAGGCGGGGAGGGGCCATACTGTGAGCGTGTAACACGGGgagaagagacggagagacagcaaCCAACGTCTTGGTTGTTGTAGCCTATTCTTCTCCTTCAACTTAATTCTGTAATTTTAATTCCATCTTCCATTGATTAGATACTTTATCTCCTAACTTTTGCCACACCTGTGCgtatgcatgtgtgcgtgtgtccatGCCTGTGTATGTGTCAGACATCAAGGGGTGTAATCGATAGGCCAGAGAGCCAGCCCAAAGCGCTGGAAGGCACTGACTGAGTCAGAGGTGGGATTCATTTTAGGACAGATGAGGAGGCTGCATGACAATGTGATATATTCAGCAACTGGGGATTAATGAGTAGGTTACAAGAGCATTTCCAGTAAAGCTGATTGCTTGAAACATAGTGGCAGTTAGAATACAGTTTCTAAATGTTATTGATACATTTAAATCACCACTGTGAAGGCTTTTTTAAAACACCTTAAAATAAAGACTCACATCGCTGACATTGATAAAACCATAAATTAGATTGATTAATTTGACATATGCTAGAAGGACAACCTGTATGTGCTGTGAGGTGAGGGGCAGCAGGGCAGGGCTAGTCATACCTATCTCCATGTCAGACCAAGAACATCCTCCAGATATGATGCCCACCCTTGTAAACATCCCCTCATTGgctgagagacaggggagagttAGGGATGAGATTGCTGAGGGGTGTCTGAAGGAAAAGTGAGAATGATTCTGCTAAGTGAAGatctggctgtctgtgtgtgcttTAATACCTATTCTTTCAGTTAGTGTCTCAAACTCTCTGGACTTAgccactcactcattcactcactcactcactcactcactcactcactcactcactcactcactcaccactcactcactcactcactcactcactcactcactcagacacacacactctttccatGTATCTCTCAAActctctgcctccccccctctctctctctctctccctttctccttctctctccattctctcgctctcacttacccccccctctctctctctaccctgctctcttctcctctctttctcagaTACCTCTCTGGCTGAAGCTGTGGTAAATAGATGGCAGCGTGAGTCTAGAGGATGATGAGGCTTTCCTGCCAGTGGAGTCTGAGCTAGAGGCAAACGGCCACCTGCGGTCACGGATCGGACTGCCTCCCAATGTCTCAGACTATATACTTCACTGCCCAGTGTCTGCCTGGCACTCGAAGCTGAAGCGCTTTAAGGCAGCAGCTCCTCGTTAGGCACAGAAACTCTTTGGACATATTAAGGGAATAATGAAGAATGAAGTGTGCTGAAGAGTGCTGACTGAAGAGACCCTACAAAAACAATGAATGCCACGCACCAGCATCACCATGGATCATTCCACCTACGGAACCACAGCTCTGGAGCTCTACCTTTCAGCAATCAGCAGCCCCAGGCTATGGCGGAGAGATTCCGTGGTTTGCCTGGGTGTTACGAGCAGCTGCTCATCTCCACTGAGGTCTTCCTCACGCTGGGCATCGTCAGCCTGCTGGAGAACATCCTGGTTATTGCCGCCATCATCAAGAACAAGAATCTTCACTCTCCCATGTACTTCTTCATCTGTTCCCTGGCTGTGGCGGACATGCTGGTCAGCGTCTCCAACGCCACTGAGACCATTGTCATGGCGATGATCACTGATGGCAACTTGGGGATCGGCGGTGGCATGATCAAGAGCATGGACAACGTGTTTGACTCCATGATCTGTAGTTCCCTGCTGGCGTCTATCTGGAGCCTGCTGGCCATCGCTGTTGACCGTTACGTGACTATCTTCTACGCACTACGCTACCACAACATTATGACCGTGCGCCGGGCTGCCGCCATCATCACCAGCATCTGGACCTTCTGCACAGTGTCGGGCGTCCTCTTCATCGTCTACTCGGAGAGCACTACCGTCCTCATCTGCCTCATCATCATGTTCTTCAGCATGCTGGTGCTCATGGCCTCGCTGTACGTCCACATGTTCATGCTGGCACGTCTGCACATGAAGAGGATTGCCGCTCTGCCGGGCAACGGCCCCATCTGGCAGGCAGCCAACATGAAGGGGGCCATCACCCTCACCATCCTCCTGGGGGTGTTCATAGTGTGCTGGGCGcccttcttcctccatctcatCCTCATGATCTCCTGCCCCAGGAACCCCTACTGTATGTGCTTCATGTCTCACTTCAACTTGTACCTCATTCTcatcatgtgtaactctgtcatCGACCCGCTAATCTACGCCTTCAGGAGCCAGGAGATGAGGAAGACCTTCAAGGAGATCTTCTGCTGCTGGTATGATAttgcctctctgtgtgtctctgtgtgaaatTCCCAGCAGATAATGAACCTTATGGAAATACTGTATGTGAACTATCAGGGACAGTTTCAAAGAAACAGTATTATAATATCTGTAAATAAGGACAACTTTTCATTTTTGCCTTATGAGCCAAATAACAATTGCAATATAGTTGAACATGACTAATGTAACTACATATTGATAGATTTATCTCACTACCACACAAACTATTGAGTCAACACATGTAATGGCTATCATTACATAGAGGTTTGTGAGTAGTTTTTTTGCTTGTCTTTATCAAGGATTCCAATAATTTGGATTCCTATCTTTTTGAGAAAAACATTTATTACTTGTTAAAACATGTCCCCCCCCTATATTGATAAAGttgagcaaaaaataaataaatgaaaaataatataaactcagcaaaaaaacaaaTGTCTTCTCAATGTCAACTGTGTTTAATTTCAGctaacttaacatgtgtaaatatttgtatgaacataacaaggttcaacaactgagacatagaCTGAACAAgtcccacagacatgtgactaacagaaatggtgtaatgtgtccctgaacaaagggggtgtcagtatctggtgtggccaccagctgcattaagtagtgcagtgcatctcctcctcatggactgcaccagatttgccagttcttgttgtgagatgttacccctctCTTCCacaaaggcacctgcaagttcccggacatttctggggggaatggccctagaccTCTGTAACTGTCCCTGTAATGAACAGCGTTGAGattacctgcaatgacaacaagcttagtCCGATGATCCTGTGACACcacgccccagaccatgacggaccctccatctccaaattGATCCTGTTCcggagtacaggcctctgtgtaatgctcattccttccaTGGAAAATGTGAATCCGACTATCACCCCTGGTGGGACAAAACCGTGAATCatcagagaagagcactttttgccagtcctgtctggtccagcgacggtgggtttgtgcccattggtgaggacctgccttacaacaggcctagaagcccccagtccagcctctctcagcctattgcggacagtctgagcactgatggagggactgtggcagttgttgttgccatcctgtacttgtcccgcAGGTGTAATGTTCgcatgtaccgatcctgtgcaggtattgttacacgtggtctgccactgcgaggatgatcagctgtccgtcctgtctccctgtagcgctgtcttaggcgtctcacagtacggacattgcaatttattgccctggccatatctgcaatcctcatgcctccttacagcatgcctaacacacgttcacgcagatgagcagggaccctggacatctttcttttggtgtttttcagagtcagtagaaatgcctctttagtgtcctaaattttcataactgtgaccttaattgcttaccgtctgtaagctgttagtgtcttaacaaccgttccacaggtgcatgttcattaattgttaatgcttcattgaacaagcatgggaaacaatgtTTAAACTCTTTACAAAGAAGATCTTACGAATAATCTTTGAAAGactgggtcctgaaaaagggacatttctttttttgctgagtttaaatagtaagctatattgtatgcaacCCCCcctgaaaattaaatatttttaccctaaaacaatgaaaaaaaaagagattttgtttaataATAAATGTTTTTCTCAAAAAGATAGGGGTCAATATTATTGGCACTCCTGTTTTCAgtacctttcaatacctcaccttatgaggataatggcactgagcctttttctataatgctttatgagattggagaatgCATTGGGAGGAtattagaccattcctccatacagaatcctttcAGATCATTGATATCTTTCGCCTGAGCCCAAATCAGTTCAAACCGTagtgttattgtcttgctggaagatccacttatAGCCACATTTTAGCCTCCTGGCAGATGCAACCAGGTTTTTGGATAACATTTTCTGGTACTGGGTTCATGATGCTCTAAACCTTAGCAAGTGCCCCACAACCAGTAGAAGCAAAATAGCccaataacatcaaagatccaccaccacaACATTTTAGAGTAGGTTTGGGGTTATTTTCCGCATATGATTCCTAATTTCGATGCCAATCCCACCACTGATGTGCGTGGCcatagagctctattttcatgtcattcaACAAATGTAAAATCCTGGAGTTTGCTAAATGGCATTGAGGCTTTGATTGGAACCAGGGCTATAGTCAGATGACAGGAacatagaactctttggccacaCTAGTGGTGGGTTTGGCGTAAAAAATAGGAATCATATATAGAAaataaccccatacctactgtaaaatatggtggtggatctttgatgttatggggctattttgacTCATATCTTTTTCAGAAAAACATTTATTACTTGTTAAGCATATCATTTTCCCAATTGtttttgcatacaatatagctcagtatttgtattatttattttaaaccGTCTGTTTTGCTtgtctttatcaagggtgccaataatttgtATTCTTATCTTTTTCAGAAGAACATGTATTACttgttaaagatgcactatgcaaaaatcgctccgccatttcccgGTTGTTAAAATTGGAATTGTTCACCTAATTtgtgtttatgtgacaaaacaagctagtatagtgtagagaatcattgtagcatctaaaccgctgtgaaatatattttccataaccaaaagtattttcagctgtttgaagctggtgtacaaaaccgaaagtaaaagaagcaaaaacaaaacttaaaaatgggaagcatagaaagaGCCTACATAGAACAGATTCTTAGATTTGCTTTCAACGAGAATGACAGATCTAAAACTCAAATGTCTATGTGAATTTTGTCAGGTTGCCTAAAAAGTTACATGTCGCAGCTTTAAacaaaatatttatatattttttaaattatattagcATAAAACCATATCATTTTCAAAATAATTGGGCATACAATATAGCTCTTTTTTGCTCGTCTTTATCAAGGGTGACAATCATTTTGGACCTGAATGTATATGTGATGTAAAAAGGAACTAAACCTACTGCTATACAGAGTCAAGGAAGTGAATGAAAACATGTATTACTTGGCTGTAGGCAATCTGCTATAAGACAAGAGGAGAGGTATACAATATTGTTTCACTGCTATGTGCAAGTAAAATGCATCAATATGCTTTCAATTAAGTAGACTGCATGTTATTCAGGATAAACATTTTCCAGCTATTTCATTTCCAGATGTAGTTTCCTTCTTTTTATGATGTGACTGGAATATTATGTAGATATGTGATTTCACTTATTCATGAGGCATCTTCTGTGGAATTATTTTGGTGATGATGATTAGCATATTCATTCATTGTGGAACATTCTGCCTTCAATGTTTACTATGACTCTATGACTCTCTAAGTGTGCCAAACATGAATAACCGCTGCCAGTGGATGTGATTACGTATCACTTTTTTATTCCTAATTTAGTGTGAAATTAAATGATGTGTTTTGAGGTTTTGAACGTTTTTAGGTTGCAATTGAAATCTTCTGACCGTTTTGAGGTTGCAAGTGAAATCTTACCAAGATTTCTACTTGTTCTCCAGTTTTAAGTTGCTTGCTAGTGGCATAGCATGGTTGTCAGGGAAACTAACCCTTGATAGAAACATACACTTCCCAATATTTTCTTATATTTAATTTTGATTGATGGAATGGATTTAAAACTGGAACTGCAGAGCATTGTTCTAATAGGCT encodes:
- the LOC135558238 gene encoding melanocortin receptor 4-like, with amino-acid sequence MNATHQHHHGSFHLRNHSSGALPFSNQQPQAMAERFRGLPGCYEQLLISTEVFLTLGIVSLLENILVIAAIIKNKNLHSPMYFFICSLAVADMLVSVSNATETIVMAMITDGNLGIGGGMIKSMDNVFDSMICSSLLASIWSLLAIAVDRYVTIFYALRYHNIMTVRRAAAIITSIWTFCTVSGVLFIVYSESTTVLICLIIMFFSMLVLMASLYVHMFMLARLHMKRIAALPGNGPIWQAANMKGAITLTILLGVFIVCWAPFFLHLILMISCPRNPYCMCFMSHFNLYLILIMCNSVIDPLIYAFRSQEMRKTFKEIFCCWYDIASLCVSV